One Methanosphaera cuniculi DNA window includes the following coding sequences:
- a CDS encoding DUF5612 domain-containing protein, which translates to MSTMAVNIKTVEKVGVLHTIASKLSELNFNILYTHLFLKDDHGRIYMEVSGVDDENYLLEKIREIPDVISVKLHKTLKSTFGKRIIVIGDGIRMAETLQAAIMEADIHNRSGECISVDGMIINGGLEIQQAVKSLTKLPRVEAVVLSGSMMGGLITEEILKLKDENKDLIIISLDMIGDLISVVDHVINDTNRAGTMAVKLVSDKNYYNNEILDNKFLRKISR; encoded by the coding sequence ATGAGTACCATGGCTGTAAATATTAAAACTGTTGAAAAGGTTGGTGTTTTACATACCATTGCATCTAAACTTAGTGAGTTAAACTTTAATATTCTTTACACTCACCTGTTTTTAAAAGATGATCATGGTAGAATTTATATGGAAGTAAGTGGAGTTGATGATGAGAATTATCTTCTTGAAAAAATTAGGGAAATTCCTGATGTTATATCTGTTAAACTTCATAAAACACTCAAGAGTACCTTTGGTAAACGTATTATTGTTATAGGTGATGGTATCCGGATGGCTGAAACACTTCAAGCTGCAATTATGGAAGCTGATATTCATAATCGTAGTGGTGAATGTATTAGTGTTGATGGGATGATTATTAATGGTGGACTTGAAATTCAACAAGCAGTAAAATCACTTACAAAACTACCCCGAGTTGAAGCTGTAGTATTATCAGGATCAATGATGGGTGGCTTGATAACTGAGGAAATCTTGAAGTTAAAAGATGAAAATAAAGATCTTATAATAATATCACTAGACATGATAGGAGATTTAATATCAGTAGTAGATCATGTGATAAATGATACAAATCGTGCAGGAACTATGGCAGTAAAACTTGTATCAGATAAAAATTATTATAATAATGAAATTTTAGATAATAAATTTTTAAGAAAAATATCGAGGTAA
- a CDS encoding hydroxymethylglutaryl-CoA synthase yields MTGIVGYGAHVPSYRIKVEEIAKVWGDDPVSMSKGLIVNEKSVPGPDEDTVTIAVEAARRALKRAEIDPQEIGAIYVGSESHPYAVKPTATIVADAIRASPELTAADLEFACKAGTAGIQAAIGLVKSKLVKYALAIGADTSQGAPGDALEYTASAGGAAYIIGEDNTIADIEETCSFTTDTPDFYRREGEAYPSHGGRFTGEPAYFKHVMGAANMMLEKTGTTAEDYDYAVFHQPNGKFYIRAAKKLGFNQDQYEQGLLTPYIGNTYSGATPLGIASVLDIAKPGDKIFAVSYGSGAGSDAFTITVNDRIEEVRENAKTLEDINKNLKYVDYATYAKFKGKIKMD; encoded by the coding sequence ATGACAGGAATAGTTGGATATGGAGCACACGTTCCTTCTTACAGAATAAAAGTAGAAGAAATTGCCAAGGTATGGGGAGATGACCCAGTATCAATGTCAAAAGGATTAATAGTAAATGAAAAATCCGTACCAGGACCTGACGAAGATACAGTTACAATAGCAGTAGAAGCAGCAAGACGTGCACTTAAAAGAGCTGAAATTGACCCACAAGAAATAGGGGCAATATATGTAGGATCAGAATCACACCCATACGCTGTAAAACCAACAGCAACAATAGTTGCAGATGCAATACGAGCATCCCCAGAACTAACAGCAGCAGACCTAGAATTTGCATGTAAAGCAGGAACAGCTGGTATACAAGCAGCAATAGGACTTGTAAAATCAAAACTTGTAAAATATGCACTCGCAATAGGAGCTGACACATCACAAGGAGCACCAGGAGATGCATTAGAATACACAGCATCAGCAGGAGGAGCAGCATATATCATAGGTGAAGATAACACAATAGCAGATATAGAAGAAACATGCAGCTTCACAACAGATACACCTGACTTCTACAGACGAGAAGGAGAAGCATACCCATCACACGGGGGAAGATTCACAGGAGAACCAGCATACTTCAAACATGTAATGGGAGCAGCAAACATGATGCTAGAAAAAACAGGAACAACAGCAGAAGACTATGACTACGCTGTATTCCACCAACCAAATGGAAAATTCTACATCAGAGCAGCAAAAAAACTTGGATTTAACCAAGACCAATACGAACAAGGACTACTAACACCATACATTGGAAACACATACTCCGGAGCAACACCACTAGGAATTGCATCAGTACTAGATATTGCAAAACCAGGAGATAAAATATTTGCAGTATCCTATGGATCAGGAGCAGGAAGTGATGCATTCACAATAACTGTAAATGACCGTATAGAAGAAGTACGAGAAAATGCAAAAACACTAGAAGATATCAACAAAAACCTCAAATACGTAGACTATGCAACCTATGCTAAATTCAAAGGAAAAATCAAAATGGATTAA
- a CDS encoding thiolase domain-containing protein: MRDVAIVGVSQTKFGELWDKSFRDLVVEAGVAAIQDANMTGDDIDAMYIGNMTGGLFVGQEHIGALIAEHSGLAPIPATRVEAACASGGLALRQAIMAVASGYYDRVMAAGVEKMTDVVDATPAIAAAADQEWEAQQGVTFPSLYAMMAKRHMHEYGTTREQIAGFAVLGHKNGALNPKAQFQREISVDAVLNSTKVASPLNILDCSPVSDGAAAVIVVPAEDALKYTDNPIYIKASTQASDTIALHSRKSLTTIESTKIASKKAYEIAGLTPKDIDVAEVHDCFSINGLIAIEDLGFFKKGEGGQAIEDGLIERDGEISINPSGGLKARGHPLGATGIAQVTELTWQLRGEADKRQVADVENALSLNIGGTGGTAAVHILSKNRD, translated from the coding sequence ATGAGAGATGTTGCAATAGTAGGAGTATCCCAGACAAAATTTGGAGAACTATGGGATAAATCATTCAGAGACCTAGTTGTAGAAGCAGGAGTAGCAGCAATACAAGATGCAAACATGACAGGTGATGATATTGATGCAATGTACATAGGAAACATGACAGGTGGACTATTTGTAGGACAAGAACACATAGGAGCACTCATTGCAGAACACTCAGGATTAGCACCAATACCAGCAACAAGAGTAGAAGCAGCTTGTGCATCAGGAGGACTTGCACTTAGACAAGCAATAATGGCAGTAGCATCAGGATACTATGATCGTGTAATGGCAGCAGGTGTTGAAAAAATGACAGATGTTGTAGATGCAACACCAGCAATTGCTGCAGCTGCAGACCAAGAATGGGAAGCACAACAAGGAGTAACATTCCCATCATTATATGCAATGATGGCAAAAAGACACATGCATGAATATGGAACAACACGTGAACAAATAGCAGGATTTGCAGTACTAGGACATAAAAATGGAGCATTAAATCCAAAAGCACAATTCCAAAGAGAAATCTCAGTTGATGCTGTGTTAAATTCTACAAAAGTAGCAAGCCCACTAAACATACTAGATTGTTCTCCAGTATCAGATGGAGCAGCAGCAGTAATAGTAGTACCAGCAGAAGATGCACTAAAATACACAGATAACCCAATATACATAAAAGCATCAACACAAGCATCAGATACAATAGCATTACACAGCAGAAAAAGCCTAACAACAATAGAATCAACAAAAATAGCATCAAAAAAAGCATATGAAATAGCAGGACTAACACCAAAAGATATCGACGTTGCAGAAGTACACGATTGTTTCAGTATAAATGGATTAATTGCAATAGAAGATCTAGGATTCTTCAAAAAAGGAGAAGGTGGACAAGCAATAGAAGATGGACTAATAGAACGTGATGGAGAAATATCAATAAACCCATCAGGTGGACTTAAAGCAAGAGGACATCCACTAGGTGCAACAGGAATTGCACAAGTTACAGAACTCACATGGCAACTAAGAGGAGAAGCAGATAAAAGACAAGTTGCAGATGTAGAAAATGCACTCTCTTTAAACATTGGTGGAACAGGTGGAACTGCAGCAGTACATATCTTATCAAAAAATAGAGACTAA
- the thsA gene encoding thermosome subunit alpha, whose translation MAQQQQPLIILPEGTTRNIGRDAQRNNILAGKVLAETVRTTLGPKGMDKMLVDGLGDVVVTNDGVTILKEMDIEHPAAKMLVEVAKTQEDEVGDGTTTAVIIAGELLKKSEDLLDKEIHPTIIALGYRQAAQKAIDILEDISIDASDKDTLMKVAMTAMTGKGTEKAREPLAELIVGAVNQVVEDGKVDSEQIKIESKDGAAIEDSELVSGVIVDKERVHPGMPTEVTDAKIALVNSAIEVKETEVDAEIRITDPAQMQAFIEQEEAMIKKMIDELADAGANVLFCQKGIDDLAQHYLAKAGILAVRRVKKSDMEKLAKATGAKIVTNIQDLTSDDLGEAGLVKEDKVSGDDMIFVKDCKDPKAVTLLLRGTTSHVVDEIERAVEDAIGVVASTVEDGKVVVGGGAPEVELAKGLKDYAETISGREQLAVNAFAEALEVVPRTLAENAGLDSIDSLVDLRAAHEKSADMGLNVFEGGVTDMKEAGVIEPQRVKKQAIQSAAEAAEMILRIDDVIASSSQGMAAQGGAPDMGMGGMPPM comes from the coding sequence ATGGCACAACAACAACAACCATTAATCATCTTACCTGAAGGAACAACCAGAAACATAGGTAGAGATGCACAAAGAAACAACATTTTAGCAGGAAAAGTATTAGCAGAAACCGTAAGAACCACATTAGGTCCTAAAGGAATGGACAAAATGTTAGTAGACGGACTTGGAGATGTAGTAGTAACAAATGACGGTGTAACAATCCTAAAAGAAATGGATATTGAACACCCAGCTGCAAAAATGTTAGTAGAAGTAGCAAAAACACAAGAAGACGAAGTTGGAGACGGAACAACAACAGCAGTAATCATCGCAGGAGAACTCCTCAAAAAATCAGAAGACTTACTTGACAAAGAAATCCACCCAACAATCATCGCACTAGGATACAGACAAGCAGCACAAAAAGCAATCGATATACTAGAAGATATCTCAATTGATGCATCAGACAAAGACACCTTAATGAAAGTTGCAATGACAGCAATGACAGGAAAAGGAACAGAAAAAGCACGTGAACCACTTGCAGAACTCATCGTAGGAGCAGTAAACCAAGTAGTAGAAGACGGTAAAGTAGATTCAGAACAAATAAAAATTGAATCTAAAGATGGAGCAGCAATTGAAGATTCAGAACTCGTATCAGGTGTAATAGTAGATAAAGAAAGAGTACACCCAGGTATGCCAACAGAAGTAACAGACGCAAAAATCGCTCTTGTAAACAGTGCAATAGAAGTAAAAGAAACAGAAGTAGATGCTGAAATCAGAATCACAGATCCAGCACAAATGCAAGCATTCATCGAACAAGAAGAAGCAATGATCAAAAAAATGATCGACGAACTTGCAGATGCAGGAGCAAACGTATTATTCTGTCAAAAAGGTATAGATGACCTCGCACAACACTACCTAGCAAAAGCAGGAATTCTAGCTGTAAGAAGAGTTAAAAAATCCGACATGGAAAAACTTGCAAAAGCAACTGGTGCAAAAATCGTAACAAACATCCAAGATCTAACATCAGATGACTTAGGAGAAGCAGGACTTGTAAAAGAAGACAAAGTATCAGGCGACGATATGATCTTCGTAAAAGACTGCAAAGACCCTAAAGCTGTAACACTCTTACTAAGAGGTACAACCAGCCACGTAGTAGATGAAATTGAAAGAGCAGTAGAAGATGCAATAGGAGTAGTAGCATCCACAGTAGAAGATGGAAAAGTAGTTGTTGGTGGAGGAGCACCAGAAGTAGAACTAGCAAAAGGACTTAAAGACTACGCAGAAACCATCAGCGGACGTGAACAATTAGCAGTAAATGCATTTGCAGAAGCATTAGAAGTAGTACCAAGAACATTAGCTGAAAATGCTGGATTAGACAGTATCGATTCACTCGTAGACTTAAGAGCAGCTCACGAAAAATCAGCAGATATGGGATTAAACGTATTTGAAGGTGGAGTAACTGACATGAAAGAAGCTGGAGTAATTGAACCACAAAGAGTTAAAAAACAAGCTATCCAATCCGCAGCAGAAGCAGCAGAAATGATCCTAAGAATCGACGATGTAATCGCATCATCAAGCCAAGGAATGGCAGCTCAAGGTGGAGCACCTGACATGGGAATGGGCGGAATGCCACCTATGTAA
- a CDS encoding coiled-coil domain-containing protein: MAFLNDVESDELRELVKSCFKEINMLKKELSKEYKDIQVDEVVKNVLIQSKSNNSTLHNRISELSDKVDGQENEIKELNLKIQEKDTKLKEKDLKIFELDNKITDDEEKDLKLDEYDKEIRDLQSKIEIQNDLIEDLKETKDEDKKQEDELKEQIQKLTEERDELKTSSSSKTEISQLKSVIEKQKEELKEIPGLKNQLTLQTSKQEQQIAQLTQENNKLKEDLIHSNNDEITQQLTQKDAIIKDYQEKIEQLEDQIEEVNTTQSLNESTLDVDINELNDEIQKLKDENTKLKAQPTITPGNDNTATLNSLIEDFTQKSNELIEVRGKYEQLQNEARINQIRIEGLENENAKLKTSNTTTGEFTDAQLKQDMKDAQDKLTQANDEIKKLQEEIQTQKNTITSLENEVNTTTPVPTQTTDEDVSKLNDEIEKLQASLNKKTSEYKILETKLDDLTNTNKNISSEISDLKEDVSQKKLQITSLTSDKDAVDSKVSELEDLLKQRDDEISALKVKVESTDITADTQNDLTEELNKVRKELYDKDAEYDRLKLDYNELNKKTTSQIDELNEGLKKYTNSNEKMQSELQYLQTTLDTKNTELSKYESENKTLNTLIREHELENKSLRENIHNLRKNTDEEINNLQKSIQDKNDKIAALPQKLELKDIEISQLNKMIDTNKTDIDDKNNTIKNLRNNIQELQEKIQQANNQVVAEQQKTKESLKEKEDEIFKLKNQYQKTGEIQQQENEKLKSLLEQRKYKIEELNENISSLNKDLEIIRTKYNENTEKYAHLESIISSKDDSLNKKDELIDDIKKHIERLENKLKLRSDEIEELNNQIDNNNTIITTLKTEISQSNEKLEELDSLNNEISQKDSIIASVNDQIQSQDAKINDITSSLNDEKQRVEELKDLLERKNRDLEDHKQLLKERNSQIDELHDVKTRLNDIELEKSELKSDYEKQIANLEGQIKVDEKIRAENEQYQYKIQDLNNELLSKDSQLEEADKYKNYFSVMVEKPLPGLTSFQSQIYQLLPDAQSASELYSFLENLGFEQLKKENFAKTLKALEKRGYYQRARDDDKIIWVKIPLHETSVVE; this comes from the coding sequence ATGGCGTTTTTAAATGATGTGGAATCAGATGAATTAAGGGAACTAGTAAAATCTTGTTTTAAAGAAATAAACATGTTAAAAAAAGAATTAAGCAAAGAATATAAAGACATTCAAGTAGATGAAGTAGTCAAAAACGTCTTAATTCAAAGTAAATCAAACAACTCAACACTACATAACCGGATATCAGAATTATCAGATAAAGTAGATGGACAAGAAAACGAGATAAAAGAACTTAATCTAAAAATACAAGAAAAAGATACAAAACTCAAAGAAAAAGATCTTAAAATCTTTGAACTAGACAATAAAATAACAGATGATGAAGAAAAAGACTTAAAACTCGATGAATATGATAAAGAAATTCGAGATCTTCAATCAAAAATAGAAATACAAAATGACCTAATTGAGGATTTAAAAGAAACCAAAGATGAAGATAAAAAGCAGGAAGATGAACTAAAAGAACAAATTCAAAAACTTACAGAAGAACGTGATGAACTTAAAACTTCTTCCTCATCTAAAACTGAAATATCACAACTTAAAAGTGTGATTGAAAAACAAAAAGAAGAACTAAAAGAAATACCAGGACTTAAAAATCAGCTAACTCTTCAAACCTCAAAACAAGAACAACAAATAGCACAATTAACACAAGAAAATAATAAACTAAAAGAAGATCTCATACATTCAAATAATGATGAAATAACACAACAACTAACACAAAAAGATGCAATAATTAAGGATTATCAAGAAAAAATAGAACAACTAGAAGATCAAATCGAAGAAGTAAATACAACACAATCACTTAATGAATCAACACTTGATGTTGATATTAATGAATTAAATGATGAAATTCAAAAACTTAAAGATGAAAACACAAAACTCAAAGCACAACCAACAATCACACCAGGTAATGATAATACTGCAACATTAAATTCACTTATTGAGGATTTCACCCAGAAATCAAATGAACTAATAGAAGTACGGGGAAAATATGAACAACTTCAAAATGAAGCTCGAATAAACCAGATAAGAATTGAAGGATTAGAAAATGAAAACGCCAAATTAAAAACTTCAAATACTACTACAGGTGAATTCACTGATGCTCAACTAAAACAAGATATGAAAGATGCACAAGATAAACTTACACAAGCAAATGATGAAATTAAAAAGCTACAAGAAGAAATACAAACTCAGAAAAATACAATTACATCACTTGAAAATGAAGTTAATACAACAACACCAGTACCAACACAAACTACAGATGAAGATGTTAGCAAATTAAATGATGAAATTGAAAAATTACAAGCATCTCTAAATAAAAAAACAAGTGAATATAAAATACTTGAAACAAAACTTGATGATTTAACAAATACTAATAAAAATATTTCATCAGAAATATCAGATCTTAAAGAAGATGTATCACAGAAAAAACTTCAAATAACATCACTCACATCAGATAAAGATGCAGTAGATTCTAAAGTATCAGAACTTGAAGATTTACTAAAACAACGTGATGATGAAATATCAGCTCTTAAAGTAAAAGTAGAATCAACAGATATAACAGCTGATACTCAAAATGACTTAACAGAAGAACTAAATAAGGTACGAAAAGAGTTATATGATAAAGATGCTGAGTATGATCGTCTTAAACTTGACTATAATGAGTTAAATAAGAAAACTACAAGTCAAATTGATGAATTAAATGAAGGACTTAAAAAGTATACAAATTCAAATGAAAAAATGCAAAGTGAACTACAATACTTACAAACAACTCTTGATACAAAAAATACAGAACTATCTAAATATGAATCAGAAAACAAAACACTAAATACATTAATACGAGAACATGAATTAGAAAATAAATCACTACGTGAAAACATTCACAATCTACGTAAAAATACAGATGAGGAAATAAATAACCTACAAAAATCAATACAAGATAAAAACGATAAAATAGCAGCACTACCACAAAAACTTGAACTAAAAGACATTGAAATATCACAACTTAATAAGATGATAGATACAAATAAAACAGATATTGATGATAAAAACAACACAATTAAAAATCTAAGAAATAATATCCAAGAACTACAAGAAAAAATCCAACAAGCAAACAATCAAGTAGTAGCTGAACAACAAAAAACTAAAGAATCACTTAAAGAAAAAGAAGATGAAATATTTAAACTCAAAAATCAGTACCAAAAAACTGGTGAAATACAACAACAAGAAAATGAAAAATTAAAATCATTACTTGAACAAAGAAAGTATAAAATTGAAGAGTTAAATGAAAATATCTCATCACTTAATAAGGATCTTGAAATTATACGTACAAAATATAATGAAAACACCGAAAAATATGCACATCTTGAATCAATTATATCCTCAAAAGATGATAGTTTAAATAAAAAAGATGAACTTATTGATGATATTAAAAAACATATTGAAAGACTTGAAAACAAACTTAAACTAAGATCTGATGAAATTGAAGAGTTAAATAATCAAATTGATAATAACAATACAATAATTACAACACTAAAAACTGAAATATCACAATCAAATGAAAAACTTGAAGAACTTGACTCATTAAATAATGAAATAAGTCAAAAAGATAGTATAATAGCATCAGTAAATGATCAAATACAATCCCAGGATGCAAAAATTAATGATATTACATCATCACTTAATGATGAAAAACAACGTGTTGAAGAGTTAAAAGATCTTCTTGAACGTAAAAATCGTGATCTTGAGGATCATAAACAACTACTTAAAGAACGTAATAGTCAAATTGATGAGTTACATGATGTTAAAACTCGACTTAATGATATAGAACTTGAAAAATCAGAACTAAAATCTGACTATGAAAAACAAATAGCAAATCTTGAAGGTCAAATAAAAGTTGATGAAAAAATCCGTGCTGAAAATGAGCAATATCAATATAAGATTCAGGATCTTAATAATGAACTTCTTAGTAAGGATTCACAACTTGAGGAAGCTGATAAATATAAAAACTATTTCAGTGTAATGGTTGAAAAACCACTTCCTGGACTTACAAGTTTCCAATCACAAATTTATCAACTACTTCCTGATGCTCAGAGTGCTAGTGAACTTTATTCATTCCTTGAAAATCTAGGATTTGAACAACTTAAGAAAGAAAACTTTGCAAAAACACTTAAAGCTCTTGAAAAACGTGGATACTATCAAAGAGCACGTGATGATGATAAAATCATATGGGTAAAAATACCACTTCATGAAACATCTGTAGTTGAATAG
- a CDS encoding phosphatase PAP2 family protein: protein MQLVTMMGWMYLGVILAVILYIIGRYHNDKRMCNAGILLFITLIITAGCIEIIKLIIARPRPYTEITSLIVLNHESNLSFPSGHTATATVIAYCLSREYKHTALFMLIPLVVGISRLYLGVHYPSDVICGFIFALIISYVCYHILLRYKIISK, encoded by the coding sequence ATGCAACTTGTAACTATGATGGGATGGATGTATCTAGGAGTTATTTTAGCTGTTATACTTTATATTATTGGACGATATCATAATGATAAACGTATGTGTAATGCTGGAATTTTATTATTTATTACACTAATTATAACAGCAGGTTGTATTGAAATTATAAAACTAATTATTGCAAGACCAAGACCATATACTGAAATTACATCTTTAATTGTTTTAAATCATGAGTCTAATCTTTCATTTCCATCAGGACATACTGCAACAGCTACTGTAATTGCATATTGTCTTTCACGTGAATATAAACACACAGCTCTTTTCATGCTTATTCCACTAGTTGTTGGTATAAGTCGATTATATCTTGGTGTACATTATCCATCTGATGTAATATGTGGTTTTATATTTGCACTTATAATTTCATATGTATGTTATCATATACTTCTTCGTTATAAAATCATATCAAAGTAA
- the asd gene encoding aspartate-semialdehyde dehydrogenase, whose product MVNNVCVLGATGMVGQRFIQLLSQIPDFNIVNIAASERSAGKRYEDAVNWHQTTPIPEEVRDMKIVNTDPNEVADDVDFVFASLPAGLAEPVEAAFAEKFIVASNASVNRMKENIPLVIPEVNPEHLEMMELQKDINGWDGCIVTNPNCSTIALTLTLKPLFDKYNFKRVGVTTMQAVSGAGYNGVPSMGILDNVIPYIGSEEEKMQSETLHLLGERDGGVVQKANFPLSASCNRVGVIDGHTESVSIEFEDDDVTVEDIQETLSEFRGLPQEENLSFAPEQPVIVRKEEDRPQPRMDRDAGHGMSVSVGRIRPDVFDNSFKYTLVGHNTIRGAAGASILNAQLISKLYL is encoded by the coding sequence ATGGTAAATAATGTATGTGTACTTGGTGCAACTGGGATGGTAGGACAAAGATTTATCCAACTATTATCTCAGATACCAGATTTTAATATTGTAAATATAGCAGCATCAGAAAGATCTGCAGGAAAAAGATATGAAGATGCTGTAAACTGGCATCAAACAACTCCAATACCTGAAGAAGTACGGGATATGAAAATTGTAAATACAGATCCAAATGAAGTAGCAGATGATGTGGACTTTGTATTTGCATCACTTCCAGCAGGATTAGCTGAACCTGTAGAAGCTGCATTTGCTGAAAAATTCATTGTAGCATCAAATGCAAGTGTAAATCGTATGAAAGAAAATATACCACTTGTAATACCAGAAGTAAATCCAGAACACCTTGAAATGATGGAATTACAAAAAGATATCAATGGATGGGATGGTTGTATTGTAACAAATCCAAACTGTTCAACAATTGCATTAACATTAACATTAAAACCACTATTTGATAAATATAACTTCAAACGTGTAGGAGTTACTACAATGCAAGCTGTAAGTGGAGCAGGATATAATGGTGTACCATCAATGGGAATATTAGATAATGTAATACCATATATTGGATCTGAAGAGGAAAAAATGCAATCTGAAACACTTCATCTTCTAGGTGAACGTGATGGTGGAGTTGTACAAAAAGCAAACTTCCCACTAAGTGCATCATGTAACAGAGTAGGTGTAATTGATGGTCATACAGAATCTGTATCAATAGAATTTGAAGATGATGATGTAACAGTAGAAGATATCCAAGAGACATTAAGTGAATTCCGTGGACTTCCACAAGAAGAAAACTTATCTTTTGCACCAGAACAACCTGTAATTGTACGAAAAGAAGAAGATAGACCACAACCACGTATGGATCGTGATGCTGGACATGGAATGAGTGTATCTGTAGGACGAATACGTCCTGATGTATTTGATAATAGTTTTAAATACACACTTGTAGGACATAATACAATACGAGGAGCAGCAGGAGCATCTATTCTTAATGCACAATTAATTTCTAAATTATACTTATAA
- the dapB gene encoding 4-hydroxy-tetrahydrodipicolinate reductase, producing the protein MIRVAVTGCAGNMGSKIVKTVQQQDNMEVVLGIEMPASPLAGKDLGEQIGLGKMGVPIIASEDLADGLQEYKPDVLVDFTIAQAAVTTVKTCAQNKVNVVVGTTGISDEQLAEMNVAIEDNGIKAVISPNMATGVNVFFEIVGQVAKILGEDYDVEIIEAHHHNKQDAPSGTAIRAAEVVAENLNLSLKENACYGREGMVGKRPENEIGIHAIRGGDIVGDHTVMFAGDGERIEVIHRASTRQAFVNGVIRAINYLVSKQDKPVADMKDVLDLN; encoded by the coding sequence ATGATACGAGTAGCAGTAACTGGTTGTGCAGGAAATATGGGATCTAAAATTGTAAAAACTGTACAACAACAAGATAACATGGAAGTAGTACTAGGTATAGAAATGCCAGCATCACCTTTAGCTGGTAAAGATCTTGGTGAGCAAATAGGACTTGGAAAAATGGGAGTTCCAATAATAGCATCAGAAGATCTTGCAGATGGACTTCAAGAATATAAACCAGATGTACTAGTTGATTTTACAATTGCACAAGCAGCAGTAACAACAGTTAAAACATGTGCTCAAAACAAAGTAAATGTAGTTGTAGGAACAACTGGAATAAGTGATGAACAACTAGCAGAAATGAACGTTGCAATAGAAGATAATGGAATTAAAGCAGTTATCTCACCAAACATGGCAACAGGTGTAAATGTATTTTTTGAAATTGTAGGACAAGTAGCAAAAATACTAGGTGAAGACTATGATGTTGAAATTATTGAAGCACACCACCACAACAAACAAGATGCACCATCAGGAACAGCAATAAGAGCAGCAGAAGTTGTAGCTGAAAATCTAAACTTATCACTAAAAGAAAATGCATGCTATGGTCGTGAAGGAATGGTAGGAAAACGACCAGAAAATGAAATAGGAATACATGCTATACGTGGAGGAGACATTGTAGGTGATCATACAGTAATGTTTGCAGGTGATGGTGAAAGAATAGAAGTAATACACCGTGCATCCACAAGACAAGCATTTGTAAATGGAGTAATAAGAGCAATAAACTACCTGGTAAGTAAACAAGATAAACCTGTAGCTGACATGAAAGATGTACTAGATTTAAACTAG